The following are encoded in a window of Chryseobacterium sp. genomic DNA:
- the prmA gene encoding 50S ribosomal protein L11 methyltransferase — protein sequence MQNYLEFDFKISPLQPWNEILMAELIEVGFDSFTEEHDGILAYIPKDIFDEKELSGIALMNNEDIKISYTFREMPNINWNEEWERNFEPIYVADKVLIRAEFHEPNPNLHEIVIQPKMSFGTGHHPTTHLMIEQMLEMDFRDKTVLDMGCGTSVLAIFAKQRGAGRTVAIDIDEWSVENSKENAARNNVELDISLGTAENLGSERFDIILANINRNILISDIPTYEAVLNSGGQLLLSGLCFFDVDDILEVCSKCNLVLKNKQQREEWMSLLLEKN from the coding sequence ATGCAAAACTATCTGGAATTCGACTTTAAGATTAGCCCTTTACAGCCTTGGAACGAAATCCTGATGGCTGAACTGATTGAAGTGGGCTTCGACAGTTTTACAGAAGAGCATGACGGTATCCTGGCTTATATTCCTAAAGATATTTTTGATGAAAAGGAGCTTTCCGGTATTGCATTGATGAATAACGAGGACATTAAAATTTCCTACACCTTCCGCGAAATGCCCAATATCAACTGGAACGAAGAGTGGGAAAGGAATTTTGAACCTATTTATGTGGCCGATAAAGTGCTTATCCGCGCAGAGTTTCATGAGCCGAACCCAAATCTTCACGAAATCGTGATCCAGCCAAAGATGTCATTCGGTACCGGCCATCATCCAACTACTCATTTGATGATTGAGCAGATGCTGGAAATGGATTTCAGGGACAAAACCGTTTTGGATATGGGCTGCGGAACTTCAGTACTGGCTATTTTTGCCAAACAGAGAGGTGCCGGCAGAACTGTTGCAATTGATATTGACGAGTGGTCGGTGGAAAATTCAAAGGAAAATGCAGCACGGAATAATGTGGAACTTGATATATCATTGGGAACTGCAGAAAATCTTGGTAGCGAAAGATTCGACATTATCCTGGCCAATATTAACCGCAATATCCTGATTTCGGATATCCCAACCTACGAGGCTGTTTTAAACAGTGGCGGGCAACTGCTTCTTTCCGGACTTTGCTTTTTTGATGTAGATGATATTCTGGAAGTTTGTAGCAAATGCAATCTAGTCCTGAAAAACAAACAGCAGCGCGAGGAATGGATGTCCCTGCTCCTGGAAAAGAACTAG
- a CDS encoding glycosyltransferase: protein MKHLVIIGTVFPEPNSTAAGSRMMQLINFFLSENYKITFLCAALPTEYSTNLESIGVQTKTVKLNESSFEKVIQELNPGTVLFDRFTTEEQFGWKVAEVVPQAVRILDTEDLHFLRKGREEAFKQGVECSLSHLTNDIFKREMASILRCDLSLIISEFEMDLLTNTFKIQRELLHYLPLFAENSVESPGFEHRRHFISIGNFLHEPNWQTVLGIKKIWKEIRRQIHDAEVHIYGAYVPQKAMQLHNVKEGFLVKGRASDVPEVFNKARVLLAPIPFGAGIKGKLLDAMSLGLPNVTSPIGAEGMPGSLQWSGHIADEDADFIEKAAHLYRDSAAWDTACNNGFRIINERFSKDLFLPEFSSKLVRISENLSELRAKNYMGQILQHHQFHSTKYMGKWIEEKNREPFN from the coding sequence ATGAAGCATCTTGTAATTATCGGCACTGTTTTTCCTGAACCCAATTCTACGGCAGCAGGCAGCAGGATGATGCAACTCATCAACTTTTTCCTTTCCGAAAATTACAAAATCACATTTCTGTGCGCCGCCTTACCCACTGAGTACAGCACCAATCTAGAATCGATCGGAGTTCAAACCAAAACCGTAAAATTAAACGAAAGTTCTTTTGAAAAGGTGATTCAGGAACTGAATCCCGGTACTGTATTATTTGACAGGTTCACTACGGAAGAGCAGTTCGGCTGGAAAGTTGCCGAAGTAGTGCCGCAGGCAGTCAGGATCCTTGATACGGAAGACCTCCACTTTCTGCGCAAAGGCAGAGAAGAAGCATTTAAGCAGGGAGTTGAATGCAGTCTTTCGCATCTGACCAATGACATTTTCAAAAGAGAGATGGCTTCAATACTGAGGTGTGACCTAAGCCTGATCATTTCAGAGTTTGAAATGGATTTACTTACCAATACCTTTAAAATACAGCGTGAACTGCTTCACTACTTGCCGTTGTTTGCAGAAAATTCAGTCGAAAGTCCGGGTTTTGAACACCGCCGGCACTTCATAAGTATCGGAAATTTCCTGCACGAACCCAACTGGCAGACAGTTTTAGGAATCAAAAAAATCTGGAAGGAAATCAGACGTCAAATCCATGATGCCGAGGTTCATATTTATGGCGCCTATGTCCCGCAGAAAGCCATGCAACTACATAATGTAAAAGAAGGTTTTCTCGTGAAAGGCCGTGCATCTGATGTTCCTGAAGTTTTTAATAAAGCCCGCGTCTTGCTGGCTCCCATCCCATTTGGTGCCGGCATAAAGGGCAAGTTGCTTGATGCGATGTCGCTGGGATTGCCCAATGTTACAAGTCCAATTGGCGCTGAGGGCATGCCTGGTTCACTACAGTGGAGCGGCCATATCGCTGATGAGGATGCAGATTTTATTGAAAAAGCCGCCCATCTCTACAGGGACAGTGCGGCTTGGGATACTGCGTGCAACAACGGTTTCAGAATTATAAATGAGCGCTTCAGCAAAGACCTGTTTTTGCCTGAGTTCTCCAGCAAATTAGTCCGTATATCCGAAAATTTAAGCGAATTAAGGGCGAAAAATTATATGGGACAGATCTTACAGCATCATCAGTTCCATAGCACTAAGTATATGGGCAAATGGATTGAAGAGAAAAACCGCGAACCGTTTAATTAA
- a CDS encoding N-acetylmuramoyl-L-alanine amidase gives MTKALYIMGLSTLIVSCTSQKRTTVRKTPVKTTAVPKSQTPKPAPAAPAKSGLTVSHGVEFYTQNIGDITKNDNTMSHGSIVSARPAGYNVVKTYFPAVAQNFRQKYVILHYTALDEEKSKTVLTQQAVSSHYLVNATGDNEIYQLVDENKRAYHAGISAWRKDKNLNDTSIGIEIVNTGFTTDASGTRVFVPYDEVQLKKVAALAKDIVNRYQIPPTNVLGHSDVAPTRKQDPGPLFPWKRLYDEYQIGMWYDDATMMSYMTTTTPEAFMAAQNSSSFIMQVQAMLQQFGYDITPTGTWNSENRKVVEAFQYHFRPQKADGTVDMETWAILQALIQKYPQK, from the coding sequence ATGACTAAGGCATTATATATCATGGGATTAAGTACGCTGATCGTTTCGTGCACTTCTCAGAAAAGAACTACGGTAAGGAAGACACCGGTGAAAACAACGGCGGTCCCAAAAAGTCAAACTCCAAAACCTGCACCTGCCGCACCTGCAAAATCCGGACTCACGGTGTCACATGGAGTTGAGTTTTATACTCAGAACATTGGAGACATCACAAAGAATGACAACACAATGAGTCACGGCTCCATAGTGAGTGCCAGACCTGCCGGATACAATGTTGTTAAAACTTATTTTCCTGCCGTCGCCCAAAACTTCCGGCAGAAATATGTAATCCTGCATTATACGGCGCTGGATGAGGAAAAATCCAAAACCGTACTTACGCAACAGGCCGTAAGTTCGCATTATTTGGTAAATGCTACTGGGGATAATGAAATTTATCAGCTGGTTGATGAAAACAAGCGTGCGTATCATGCCGGCATCAGTGCCTGGAGAAAGGATAAGAATTTAAACGACACTTCCATTGGGATTGAAATAGTAAACACGGGCTTCACCACAGATGCATCCGGTACCCGCGTTTTTGTTCCTTACGATGAGGTTCAGCTGAAAAAAGTGGCTGCGCTGGCGAAAGATATTGTTAACAGGTATCAGATTCCGCCAACCAATGTTTTGGGGCATTCAGATGTGGCGCCTACCAGAAAGCAGGATCCGGGACCTTTGTTCCCATGGAAGAGGCTCTATGACGAGTATCAGATCGGAATGTGGTATGATGATGCCACTATGATGAGTTATATGACTACAACAACACCGGAAGCCTTTATGGCAGCGCAGAACAGTTCATCTTTCATTATGCAGGTTCAGGCAATGCTGCAGCAGTTTGGCTACGACATTACTCCAACAGGAACATGGAACAGTGAGAACCGTAAGGTCGTGGAAGCTTTCCAGTATCATTTCCGCCCACAGAAAGCTGACGGCACGGTGGATATGGAAACCTGGGCCATCTTACAGGCGCTGATACAGAAATATCCTCAAAAATAG
- the aspA gene encoding aspartate ammonia-lyase: MENYRKESDLLGELSVPVNAYYGVQTQRAIENFKISGQLLSSYPEFIRGLAFVKKAAAETNYELGLLDEQLYHKIAEVCDELLEGQLHDQFPIDMIQGGAGTSVNMNANEVIANRVLEKMGKNRGDYQFCSPNDHINLSQSTNDAYPTAIKLALIQMNQKLVEKVKTTVSAFRAKGAEFQDVLKMGRTQLQDAVPMTLGQEFEAFAANLQEDIEKLNNNAKLFVEVNMGATAIGTGLNAPLGYARLCAENLAEITGLPIVSAPNLVEATPDTGSYVIYSSATKRLAVKLSKICNDLRLLSSGPRAGLFEINLPPMQPGSSIMPGKVNPVIPEVVNQVCYKVIGNDLTVTFAAEAGQLQLNVMEPVLSHAIMENIQFLCNALDTLREKCIVGITANKEVCLNMVKNSIGIVTALNPYIGYKNSTVIAKEALESGKSVYDLVLEHGLLTREKLDDILDPKNMLQPHK, encoded by the coding sequence ATGGAAAACTATAGAAAAGAGAGTGATTTGCTGGGCGAACTCAGCGTTCCTGTAAACGCTTACTACGGCGTTCAAACCCAGCGTGCAATCGAGAACTTTAAAATTTCAGGTCAGCTTCTCTCTTCTTATCCGGAGTTTATCCGGGGTCTTGCTTTTGTAAAAAAAGCAGCGGCTGAAACCAACTATGAACTCGGCTTGCTGGACGAGCAACTGTACCATAAAATTGCCGAGGTTTGCGATGAACTGCTGGAGGGGCAGTTACATGACCAGTTTCCTATAGATATGATTCAGGGTGGCGCAGGTACTTCTGTTAATATGAATGCCAATGAAGTAATAGCTAACCGTGTTTTGGAAAAAATGGGTAAAAATCGTGGCGATTACCAGTTCTGTTCACCAAATGACCATATCAATCTTTCGCAGTCTACGAACGATGCCTATCCAACGGCCATCAAACTGGCCCTGATACAGATGAACCAGAAACTAGTTGAAAAGGTAAAAACCACAGTAAGTGCCTTTCGTGCCAAGGGTGCAGAATTTCAGGATGTCCTGAAAATGGGCCGCACTCAATTGCAGGATGCCGTGCCGATGACTTTGGGACAGGAGTTTGAGGCTTTCGCTGCAAATCTTCAGGAAGATATTGAGAAACTTAACAATAATGCCAAACTTTTTGTCGAGGTAAATATGGGTGCCACAGCCATTGGAACCGGTCTTAATGCGCCATTGGGCTATGCCCGGCTTTGTGCAGAAAACCTGGCCGAAATTACCGGTTTACCCATTGTTTCCGCTCCTAATTTGGTTGAAGCTACACCCGATACCGGCTCGTATGTGATCTATTCATCAGCCACCAAGCGACTCGCGGTTAAGCTTTCCAAAATTTGTAATGATCTGAGGCTTTTGTCCTCGGGACCACGTGCAGGTCTTTTTGAAATCAACCTGCCGCCTATGCAGCCGGGGTCTTCCATTATGCCTGGAAAAGTAAATCCTGTTATTCCCGAAGTAGTGAATCAGGTGTGCTATAAAGTGATTGGTAATGACCTCACGGTGACATTCGCTGCTGAAGCAGGGCAGCTACAGCTTAACGTAATGGAACCGGTGCTTTCGCACGCCATTATGGAAAACATACAGTTCCTGTGCAACGCGCTGGATACACTCCGCGAGAAATGTATTGTAGGCATAACAGCCAATAAAGAGGTGTGCCTGAATATGGTAAAAAACAGTATCGGTATCGTAACCGCGCTGAATCCCTATATTGGATACAAAAACTCTACAGTCATTGCCAAGGAGGCGCTGGAATCGGGCAAAAGTGTGTACGATCTGGTGTTGGAACACGGTCTGCTTACCCGCGAAAAATTGGATGATATCCTGGATCCGAAAAATATGCTTCAACCGCATAAATAA
- a CDS encoding glycosyltransferase family 2 protein, protein MKFLIIIPAHNEEQNIAFCLESLRHQSFTDFSVVVVNDGSTDSTEKIVRDFVSRDSRFSLKNLDESVHEPGAKVVRTFNQGLATADLDLFDVICKFDADIIFPADYLQKVQQVFRDFPKAGMVSGLVRIKKSVFEKQLAYDFKDEKRQWIFENLSSKNHVRGPIKAYRKQCFLDMSGLRPVLGWDNIDVMLAKKNGWEIHTVKDLWVKHLRPTAYKYKNQKARKLGEYYYNIGLSLPLAAISSVKSSLKNKSLSEFFITMNSYIRQNSNRELTEDEIMYIRNLRWKEMWQKSRLK, encoded by the coding sequence GTGAAATTTCTTATAATCATTCCCGCTCATAACGAGGAACAGAATATCGCTTTTTGCCTGGAATCGCTGCGGCACCAGAGTTTCACGGATTTTTCTGTCGTGGTAGTTAATGACGGATCAACCGATAGTACCGAAAAAATTGTCCGTGATTTCGTGAGCAGGGATTCCAGATTCAGCCTTAAAAATCTTGATGAGTCGGTGCACGAGCCCGGAGCCAAAGTGGTGCGCACTTTCAATCAGGGACTTGCCACTGCAGATCTTGATCTTTTTGATGTCATCTGTAAATTCGATGCGGATATAATATTTCCCGCAGATTACCTTCAGAAGGTTCAGCAGGTCTTCCGCGACTTCCCGAAAGCCGGTATGGTTTCGGGTTTGGTGCGGATCAAGAAATCCGTATTCGAAAAACAGCTGGCTTATGATTTTAAGGATGAGAAGCGGCAGTGGATTTTTGAAAATCTGTCGTCCAAAAACCATGTGCGCGGGCCGATAAAAGCCTACCGAAAACAGTGTTTTCTCGATATGAGCGGTCTGAGACCTGTACTTGGTTGGGACAATATAGACGTCATGCTGGCTAAAAAGAACGGCTGGGAAATTCACACTGTGAAAGACCTCTGGGTAAAACACCTTAGACCTACGGCCTATAAATACAAAAATCAGAAAGCCAGAAAGCTGGGTGAATATTATTACAATATAGGGCTCAGTTTGCCTTTGGCGGCTATCTCATCGGTCAAATCTTCCCTGAAGAACAAATCCCTGTCAGAATTTTTTATTACAATGAACTCTTATATAAGGCAAAACAGTAATCGGGAACTGACTGAGGATGAAATAATGTATATCAGGAATTTGCGGTGGAAGGAGATGTGGCAGAAATCACGCCTGAAGTGA
- a CDS encoding transposase has protein sequence MQSRKRNRMLNYDYSQDGIYFITVCTKDRRHHFGKVHYAEVYLNDSGLIAKRQILWLAEQYHYLDLHNFVVMPNHVHLLFQIDRSKVESEELKIKTVSSLMGDYKTTSSKAIHLKGNAGFRWQRSFHDHIVRSKEAYEKIFQYISNNPQNWEKDKFRDEE, from the coding sequence ATGCAAAGCAGGAAAAGAAACAGAATGCTGAATTATGATTACAGTCAGGATGGAATCTATTTTATAACCGTTTGCACAAAAGACCGCCGCCATCACTTTGGGAAAGTACATTATGCCGAAGTTTATCTAAATGATTCCGGACTGATTGCTAAGAGGCAGATTCTTTGGCTGGCGGAGCAATATCATTATCTGGACCTTCATAATTTTGTAGTTATGCCAAATCATGTACATCTTCTGTTTCAAATTGACAGATCAAAGGTTGAAAGCGAAGAATTAAAAATTAAGACCGTTTCGTCATTAATGGGTGACTACAAAACCACCAGTTCTAAGGCAATTCACCTTAAAGGAAATGCTGGTTTTAGGTGGCAGCGATCTTTTCACGATCACATTGTGCGCAGCAAGGAAGCATATGAGAAAATTTTCCAATATATTTCAAACAATCCTCAGAACTGGGAAAAAGACAAATTTAGAGATGAAGAATAA
- a CDS encoding amidohydrolase has product MNIIFTHTDKSRLVSTVILLLFSILLTAQKPADLIIHNARIYTVNQSFDTAEAMAVSKGKIVAVGKSSDILNFYRSKNTQDLQGKTVFPGFIDAHCHFSGYATDKWKCELWGTKSWEEIIQRLTAYSKTAPLEWIYGRSWDQNNWTVKEFPNKSKLDQLFPDRPVYLKRVDGHAAIANQKALDIAGITAKTKVRGGEIEKINGKLTGILIDNAMLLVEKHIPEISDDLAIRYFGELQQKCFSYGLTSLHDCGMSVHTFGLLEKAQEQEILKMKIFALLEDNPGTYSEWIGKGRFTNGNITFGGYKVYSDGALGSRGACLLHDYSDKKGWRGFLLKDKKHFLNLAQKLSKSNLQMCTHAIGDSANRTILQIYGDVLNGKNDRRWRIEHAQIVDKDDVGLFGKYSVIPSVQPTHATSDMNWAESRIGNERLKHSYAYQDLLQQNGWLPLGTDFPVEEINPIKTFYAAVARKDAKHLPVGGFQKENALTREQALRGMSIWAAKAAFQDNELGSLEVGKSADFVVLSDDLMNISEDRILQTKVLQTFSGGQKVHGQ; this is encoded by the coding sequence ATGAATATAATTTTCACCCATACGGACAAGTCGAGGCTTGTCTCTACAGTGATCCTGCTACTGTTTTCAATTTTGCTTACCGCTCAAAAACCGGCCGATCTCATTATCCATAACGCCAGGATTTATACGGTCAACCAAAGTTTTGACACCGCTGAAGCCATGGCGGTTTCAAAGGGTAAAATTGTAGCAGTCGGAAAATCCAGCGACATCCTTAATTTCTACCGTTCAAAAAATACTCAGGACTTGCAGGGAAAAACTGTTTTCCCCGGTTTCATTGATGCGCACTGCCATTTTAGCGGCTACGCAACCGATAAATGGAAATGCGAACTGTGGGGCACAAAATCCTGGGAAGAAATTATCCAGAGACTGACGGCGTATTCTAAAACGGCACCTTTGGAATGGATTTACGGCCGCAGTTGGGACCAGAATAACTGGACAGTAAAGGAATTTCCCAATAAGTCGAAACTGGATCAGTTGTTTCCCGACCGTCCGGTGTACTTAAAAAGGGTTGATGGCCACGCAGCAATTGCTAACCAGAAAGCACTGGATATCGCCGGAATCACAGCTAAGACCAAAGTAAGGGGTGGGGAAATTGAAAAGATTAACGGAAAACTCACAGGTATTCTTATTGATAACGCCATGCTGCTGGTGGAGAAACATATTCCCGAAATTTCGGACGATTTGGCGATCCGGTATTTCGGTGAACTGCAGCAAAAGTGTTTTTCCTACGGTCTGACCTCGCTGCACGACTGCGGCATGTCGGTACATACATTTGGACTTTTGGAAAAAGCCCAGGAGCAGGAAATTCTGAAAATGAAAATCTTCGCTTTACTTGAAGATAATCCGGGCACCTATTCAGAATGGATTGGCAAAGGACGGTTTACCAATGGTAATATCACTTTTGGGGGCTACAAGGTTTATTCAGACGGAGCACTAGGCTCGCGGGGCGCCTGCCTGCTGCACGATTATTCAGACAAAAAGGGGTGGAGAGGATTCCTGCTAAAAGATAAAAAACACTTCCTAAATCTGGCGCAGAAACTCAGCAAAAGTAATCTTCAAATGTGTACCCACGCCATCGGTGACTCGGCCAACAGGACCATTCTCCAAATCTATGGCGATGTCCTTAACGGTAAAAACGACAGACGCTGGCGTATTGAGCATGCCCAGATTGTGGATAAAGATGATGTTGGGTTGTTCGGTAAGTATAGTGTCATTCCGTCTGTGCAACCTACCCATGCAACCTCGGATATGAACTGGGCTGAAAGCAGAATTGGAAACGAACGGTTAAAACATTCGTATGCCTATCAGGATTTGCTGCAGCAGAACGGCTGGTTGCCATTGGGAACGGATTTTCCGGTGGAGGAGATCAATCCGATCAAGACTTTTTATGCGGCTGTAGCCAGAAAAGATGCTAAGCATTTACCTGTCGGCGGTTTTCAAAAAGAAAACGCGCTTACACGGGAACAGGCGCTGCGCGGTATGAGCATTTGGGCAGCAAAGGCAGCCTTTCAGGACAATGAACTGGGCAGCCTGGAAGTGGGGAAATCTGCTGATTTTGTAGTTTTAAGTGATGATCTGATGAATATTTCTGAAGACAGAATTCTGCAGACAAAAGTATTGCAAACTTTTTCCGGCGGTCAGAAAGTACACGGCCAGTGA
- a CDS encoding lipopolysaccharide biosynthesis protein produces MSVVARQGFKYTVIGYLGFILGALSTYFVFPYDFAFYGKLSYILTTAEIMVPVVVFGLSYANVKFFHQTQKEGRHQNVLSLSLLGILFNFVVFTGLFLLFHYVFPEYKQEEWWKLKYIILLLVLVLSISHVLNRYVSNFKRIVVPNIFENIFPKLANLGAFCLFIFFGMSQPSAFGFFFAMFVMSTVGYFVYANSLEKIKPDFSTAYVKKDALWKDILNYSFFGFLGNIGNYIAIKIDKFMIGNSLGMEELGIYSTLFAMISLISIPQLGLFNISAPIINKSIAENDMEQLDRFHKKTSLSLFFLGAVLFSCLLVGFPYLVSFIKNGTMLRESEPVIWILGSAILFDLATGFNGNIISMSKYYRYNIVFMIFLAALTIGLNYYFLEHTGLGIAGVALATAISLTLYNVVKISFNYYKFSVHPLSIEMIFVSIITTMAITVAIILPDFSNNFINLIFKPIIVLIMIYVGNHFLKIFPIHDYVNRNFIRSIFRLGK; encoded by the coding sequence ATGAGTGTAGTAGCAAGGCAGGGTTTTAAATATACAGTTATAGGCTATCTGGGATTTATCCTGGGCGCACTTTCAACTTATTTTGTCTTTCCCTATGATTTTGCATTTTACGGCAAGCTGAGTTATATCCTTACCACCGCCGAGATCATGGTCCCTGTAGTTGTATTCGGACTTTCCTATGCTAATGTTAAATTCTTTCACCAAACACAGAAAGAAGGCCGGCATCAGAATGTGCTTTCGCTGTCACTGTTAGGAATTCTGTTTAATTTTGTGGTTTTTACCGGCCTTTTTCTCCTGTTCCATTATGTTTTCCCCGAATACAAACAGGAAGAGTGGTGGAAGTTGAAATATATTATTCTTCTGCTGGTATTGGTACTGTCCATCTCCCACGTACTGAACAGGTATGTATCCAATTTCAAAAGGATTGTAGTACCCAATATTTTTGAGAATATCTTTCCGAAACTGGCCAATCTGGGAGCGTTCTGCCTGTTTATATTCTTTGGAATGAGCCAGCCCTCGGCCTTCGGCTTTTTCTTCGCCATGTTTGTAATGTCTACGGTGGGTTATTTTGTGTATGCCAACTCACTGGAAAAAATAAAGCCGGACTTCAGTACTGCATATGTAAAAAAAGATGCGTTATGGAAGGATATTTTGAACTACAGCTTTTTTGGATTCCTGGGCAATATAGGTAACTATATCGCTATAAAAATTGATAAATTCATGATCGGCAATTCGCTGGGAATGGAAGAACTGGGTATCTACTCTACTCTGTTCGCCATGATTTCGCTGATATCGATACCGCAACTGGGACTATTCAATATATCGGCCCCAATTATCAATAAAAGCATTGCTGAAAATGATATGGAACAACTGGACCGTTTCCACAAAAAGACGTCACTGAGTCTCTTCTTTTTAGGTGCTGTACTGTTTTCCTGCCTTCTCGTTGGCTTCCCCTATCTGGTAAGCTTTATTAAGAACGGCACCATGCTGCGCGAATCCGAACCAGTAATCTGGATCCTGGGCTCGGCAATTCTGTTCGACCTGGCTACCGGCTTCAACGGAAACATTATATCAATGTCCAAATACTACCGTTATAATATCGTATTCATGATTTTCCTGGCGGCACTGACCATTGGACTCAACTATTATTTCCTGGAGCATACCGGTCTGGGTATAGCCGGTGTTGCGCTGGCCACGGCGATATCGCTCACACTGTACAACGTCGTAAAAATAAGTTTCAATTATTATAAATTCAGCGTACATCCGCTGTCAATTGAAATGATTTTTGTGTCCATTATTACAACAATGGCCATCACCGTCGCCATTATTCTGCCCGATTTCAGCAATAACTTCATCAACCTCATTTTCAAGCCCATCATTGTTTTAATAATGATCTATGTAGGGAACCATTTCCTGAAGATTTTCCCTATCCATGACTATGTGAACAGGAATTTTATCCGCAGTATTTTTAGACTTGGTAAATAA
- the ribB gene encoding 3,4-dihydroxy-2-butanone-4-phosphate synthase yields the protein MSDIKLNTIPEAIEDLKNGKIIIVVDDENRENEGDFLSAAELTTPEIINFMTIHGRGLICTPLPEKRCDELGLDIMVTRSSDPKETAFTVSVDLLGEGVSTGISASDRSKTILGLMDENTKPADFMRPGHIFPLRAKKGGVLKRAGHTEAAIDLTKLAGLKEGGVICEIMNEDGSMARLPELMELAKKLDLKIVSIEDLIHYQLKKGDLIERIEERKVKTMYGEFDFYAFKESSTEQLHFAFTKGTWTVDEPVLVRVQASNSYFDVLSRLITGEKPLLEKVTSMINEEGKGAFIFINNVSNSENTMRKLQQFLDYQDGAEKRPTLASNFRDYGIGTQILKNLGINKFRVITQSPDLKPLVGGYDVEVSEMVELK from the coding sequence ATGTCCGATATTAAACTCAATACTATTCCGGAAGCCATAGAAGACCTGAAAAACGGTAAGATCATCATTGTTGTTGATGATGAAAACCGTGAGAATGAAGGTGATTTTCTGTCAGCCGCGGAACTTACAACACCCGAAATCATTAATTTTATGACCATTCACGGCCGCGGGCTGATCTGCACACCGCTGCCGGAAAAACGTTGTGATGAGTTAGGCCTGGACATTATGGTTACAAGAAGCAGCGATCCCAAGGAAACAGCTTTTACCGTATCTGTAGACCTTCTGGGTGAAGGTGTTTCAACCGGTATTTCTGCCAGCGACCGCTCCAAGACTATCCTGGGACTGATGGACGAAAATACGAAACCTGCCGACTTTATGCGTCCGGGACATATTTTCCCGCTGCGCGCTAAGAAAGGGGGTGTACTGAAACGTGCCGGACATACCGAGGCTGCCATTGACCTTACTAAACTGGCCGGCCTGAAAGAAGGTGGTGTAATTTGTGAAATCATGAATGAGGACGGTTCAATGGCCCGCTTGCCGGAACTCATGGAGCTTGCAAAGAAACTGGACCTGAAAATAGTTTCCATTGAAGATCTGATTCATTACCAACTTAAAAAAGGTGACCTTATTGAAAGAATTGAGGAGCGTAAAGTGAAGACGATGTATGGTGAGTTTGACTTTTATGCATTTAAAGAATCAAGCACAGAACAGTTACACTTTGCATTTACAAAAGGCACCTGGACGGTAGATGAACCGGTTTTGGTACGCGTGCAGGCATCCAATTCCTATTTTGACGTCTTGAGCCGTCTGATTACCGGTGAAAAACCGCTACTGGAAAAGGTGACATCTATGATTAATGAGGAAGGTAAAGGCGCCTTCATCTTCATCAACAATGTATCCAATTCCGAAAATACAATGCGCAAACTGCAGCAGTTCCTGGATTATCAGGACGGCGCCGAAAAGCGTCCGACACTGGCTTCCAATTTCCGCGATTACGGCATCGGCACACAGATCCTGAAGAATTTGGGCATCAACAAATTCCGCGTCATCACTCAGAGCCCGGACCTTAAGCCTCTTGTAGGCGGGTACGATGTTGAGGTTTCCGAAATGGTGGAACTGAAGTAG
- a CDS encoding TPM domain-containing protein encodes MRFSLILLVFALLACKPASNEAVLPSEFQFEKQIGYVNDFTDILTMEQENKLEKIFSDYDLSSTNELGVLTIDSITPFTDINKFGDAVLNDWRFGKDDKFNGLLIIISPKERQASIRFGSGIQKYISDKEAKTIMDQVLIPEFKNENYYSGVLNAVKVIKQKLDKKTDEL; translated from the coding sequence ATGAGATTCTCCTTAATCCTTCTGGTCTTTGCTCTTCTCGCATGTAAGCCGGCCTCAAATGAAGCAGTATTGCCTTCCGAGTTCCAGTTCGAAAAGCAGATAGGATATGTGAATGATTTCACCGATATTCTCACAATGGAGCAGGAAAATAAACTTGAGAAAATTTTTTCGGATTACGACCTTTCAAGTACCAATGAACTTGGTGTACTGACCATAGATTCAATAACTCCGTTCACGGATATCAATAAATTTGGTGATGCTGTTCTTAATGACTGGCGTTTTGGTAAGGATGACAAATTTAATGGACTCCTGATTATAATATCTCCCAAAGAGCGTCAGGCCAGTATTCGTTTCGGTTCGGGTATTCAGAAATATATTTCAGATAAGGAGGCTAAAACAATTATGGACCAGGTTTTAATTCCTGAGTTTAAAAATGAAAATTATTACAGTGGTGTACTGAATGCCGTAAAAGTAATTAAACAGAAACTGGACAAGAAAACTGATGAACTCTAA